A segment of the Pseudonocardia sp. T1-2H genome:
CCCTTCATCGTGGGCTCCCCGTCACGACGCCTACCCGCACGATCGTCGACCTCCTCGCAGACGGCCACGACGGGGGTCACGTGGCTGGTGTCCTCGCTGACGCGGTGCGGACGCGGCAGATCGACCCTGGCGCGCTCGCTACCCGCATCGGCCCGTACGCAGCTCGGTTCGGCCTCCCCCGCGGCGACGGCTCCGCGTTGCTACGACACCTGCTAGAGATCGGCGGGGTCGCCGAGCAAGCGGACGCGGACGTGATTGCGGACGTCGCTCGCGCGGCCCACGTTCCGGTCCCGGCAATGATGGCCGCCCTACAAGAGGCCCAGCTCGCGCCTATCCGCGAGGCGCTCGACCGGCTTTCACCCCTGGCCGCGCTCAGGATGAACCAACTCGCGCCGATTCAGGAAGCGCTCGACCGGCTCTCGCCCCTGGCCGCCCTGAGTGAGGCCCAGCTAGCCCCCGTCCGGAAGGCGTTGGAATCGCAGGTGTCGCCGATCACTGAGGTGGCCAAGCGCGCCTTCCTGAACCCTGGCGCCGCGCGCGGGGCAGCGGACCGTTCGAACAGCGAGGATGAGTAGGCCATGCCGGTGTCCCATCCGACCGGGTATGCCACGCCCCAGGCTATGTGGGCTGCGGTGCAGTCCCGCAGCAGGAACACGGCGAAGCTCACCGGGGCGACCACCAACAACGTGGCGCGCCAGTTCGTCTACGACCGGTTCCTGGCCCGTCTGTTCACCCACGTCCCGGACGGGACTTGGGTCCTCAAAGGCGGCACCGCGCTGCTGGCGCGGGTCCGGTCTGCGCGGCACAGCCGCGATATCGACCTGTTCCGCAGCGCCGGCACCCTCGACACCGCCCTCGACGAGCTACGCAGCGCTGCTCGCCTGGATCTTCACGACCACCTCCGGTTCGTCCTGCAGGTCACGGCGCGCCTTGGCGTCTTCGGCCGCCGCCCGTGGCGACCGCTCCTCGGGCTCGCTCATCCGGGCGCCATCCCACCCGGGCCCGACAGCCCGCCGTCGATCGCCCGCAGCGTCGGCCGCGGTGTCTCGACGCCGAGAGCGGCACGGTCAAGCTCGACCTGATGCTGCGCGGCCAGCTCGCAGCACGCCTGCTCGTCAGAGCTGGTCGCTGCACCGCATCGCCGAGCTGCGGGGGCGTGGCGAGGACGGCTCCGCCGTTGCACGCAAGGCCGAAGCAGACGGGCCACCGCTGCATGGACGACGGTCGGCCGGGCTGCCGGCCGAGCGCCGCCGGAGCCCGCGGGCGGA
Coding sequences within it:
- a CDS encoding type IV toxin-antitoxin system AbiEi family antitoxin domain-containing protein; the protein is MKGDGEIVLADIAAGQWGLVTTPQAVAAGLSRVQLSRLSKAGVLIRLSHGVYALRGSLGTENLELLAAWLTLDPTRLASDRLDDGPRGPVVSHASAAALYNLGDLDADRHEFTAPTRKQTRRADLRLHRGTLPEEDVTLHRGLPVTTPTRTIVDLLADGHDGGHVAGVLADAVRTRQIDPGALATRIGPYAARFGLPRGDGSALLRHLLEIGGVAEQADADVIADVARAAHVPVPAMMAALQEAQLAPIREALDRLSPLAALRMNQLAPIQEALDRLSPLAALSEAQLAPVRKALESQVSPITEVAKRAFLNPGAARGAADRSNSEDE
- a CDS encoding nucleotidyl transferase AbiEii/AbiGii toxin family protein, whose amino-acid sequence is MWAAVQSRSRNTAKLTGATTNNVARQFVYDRFLARLFTHVPDGTWVLKGGTALLARVRSARHSRDIDLFRSAGTLDTALDELRSAARLDLHDHLRFVLQVTARLGVFGRRPWRPLLGLAHPGAIPPGPDSPPSIARSVGRGVSTPRAARSSST